One genomic segment of Equus przewalskii isolate Varuska chromosome 13, EquPr2, whole genome shotgun sequence includes these proteins:
- the SPATA9 gene encoding spermatogenesis-associated protein 9 — protein sequence MPIKPVGWICGQVLKNFSGRIEGIQKAIVDFIDEFKDEFPTILRLSQSNQKREPMQKTSKIRMAVALAKINRGTFLQGLNSISRSSKSVARLLQPQLACRLLELRDISHRLLREVNAPKQPLYNTQVRKGSLFEIISFPAKTALTSLIYASYAVLIYLAVCVNAVLEKVKKIFQEEESIRQNREESENLRNAFSEPVLSEPVFPEGEIKAKPYRSLPEKPDNISDRPKLPANKLSNKIQVLHSVFDQSTEMNQ from the exons ATGCCAATAAAACCTGTTGGGTGGATATGCGGGCAGGTGTTGAAGAACTTTTCGGGAAGAA TTGAGGGGATCCAGAAGGCAATCGTGGACTTTATAGATGAATTTAAAGATGAATTCCCCACCATCCTAAGATTATCACAGTCTAATCAG aaaagagaaCCCATGCAAAAAACATCCAAAATCAGAATGGCTGTCGCTTTAGCCAAGATCAACCGAGGAACATTCCTTCAAGGATTAAACAGCATCTCCAGATCCTCCAAATCAGTGGCCAGACTTCTGCAGCCTCAGCTTGCTTGCAGACTTTTAGAGTTAAGGGACATATCTCATCGCCTGCTGAGGGAAGTTAATGCCCCAAAGCAACCCCTCTATAACACGCAG gTCAGAAAGGGTTCTTTGTTTGAAATCATTTCCTTTCCAGCGAAGACTGCTTTAACTAGCCTAATATATGCTTCATATGCAGTACTAATTTATTTG gcAGTCTGTGTTAATGCTGTGCTGGAGAAggtaaagaaaattttccaagaaGAAGAATCCATAAGGCAAAACAGAGAGGAGAGTGAAAATCTTAGAAATGCCTTTTCTGAACCTGTGctttctgagcctgtgtttcctGAAGGTGAAATCAAAGCAAAACCTTACAGGTCTTTACCGGAGAAGCCAGACAATATTTCAGATCGCCCCAAACTCCCTGCTAATAAGTTGAGTAATAAGATCCAGGTTTTACATTCTGTGTTTGACCAATCAACTGAAATGAATCAGTAA
- the RFESD gene encoding Rieske domain-containing protein, whose protein sequence is MDLDDTEQDPEIKEYSSVCVGREDDIKKSERMTAVVHDREVVIFYHKGEYHAMDIRCYHSGGPLHLGEIEDFDGRPCIVCPWHKYKITLATGEGLYQSINPKDPSAKPEWCSKGIKQRIHKVTVDNGNIYVTLSKEPFKCDSDFYATGDFKVIKSSS, encoded by the exons ATGGATCTTGATGACACTGAACAAGATCCTGAAATAAAGGAATATTCTTCTGTCTGTGTTGGCAGAGAAGATGacattaaaaaatctgaaagaatgaCAGCTGTTGTCCATGATAGAGAAGTGGTCATTTTCTACCACAAAGGAGAATATCATGCTATGGATATTCGCTGTTAcc ACTCAGGAGGACCTTTGCATTTGGGAGAAATAGAG GATTTTGACGGACGACCATGTATAGTTTGCCCCTGGCATAAATACAAAATTACTTTGGCAACAGGAGAAGGACTATATCAGTCTATAAACCCTAAAGATCCATCAGCAAAACCCGAGTGGTGCtccaaaggaataaaacaaaggaTTCATAAAGTGACAGTGGACAATGGGAATATTTATGTGACTCTTTCTAAAGAACCTTTTAAGTGTGACTCTGATTTTTATGCCACTGGAGACTTCAAAGTAATTAAGAGTTCCTCCTGA